From the genome of Eublepharis macularius isolate TG4126 chromosome 12, MPM_Emac_v1.0, whole genome shotgun sequence, one region includes:
- the IRF3 gene encoding LOW QUALITY PROTEIN: interferon regulatory factor 3 (The sequence of the model RefSeq protein was modified relative to this genomic sequence to represent the inferred CDS: deleted 1 base in 1 codon) translates to MGTQRPLIVPWLLEQLNAQQFPGVSWLNPERTQFRVPWKHGSRHSTIPEDFQLFEAWAIASGRYNPRSDTRTPSEWKRNFRSALNRKPEINLIADNSTDSEDPHKVFEIQQPDVPGDHVQAMSGDVLENLGKCGDSPPSCQDDSLENVLKTLVLSSSKEVPGAENPAYCVGLSPSGLDLVSPTVPMIPLEPALEANEFVPGAENAASCVNLPPSGLDQAPPTASMIPLEQMMVTNVLETDFEVRVYYRGRLVFNDTFSNVKGLCFVPPGCPVPYPDLAAVVLPDTAILNDQRQAAYTSRLLRGVAPGVLLRIEGPLLCGSRLGSCHVFWSQSETPTDQTRCGGLPKKQFSCLYSLQQFVQELIGYLEGSRGSPDYTLWLCFGEEWPDSSCLWKKKLILVQVIPKVFEMLHELSKASGASSLNCAEPDLRISDSLQDSPPLLERLKDWEERMDTQFTSQPC, encoded by the exons ATGGGTACTCAGAGGCCCCTAATTGTGCCTTGGCTGCTGGAGCAGCTGAATGCCCAGCAATTTCCAGGAGTGTCATGGCTGAACCCGGAACGGACCCAGTTCCGAGTACCTTGGAAGCATGGGTCCCGGCACAGCACCATCCCAGAGGATTTTCAGCTATTTGAG GCTTGGGCCATTGCTAGTGGCCGCTACAATCCAAGGTCTGATACCCGGACACCTTCAGAATGGAAAAGAAACTTCCGCAGTGCCCTGAACCGAAAGCCAGAGATCAATCTAATAGCTGATAATAGCACAGATTCTGAAGACCCCCACAAAGTGTTTGAAATTCAACAACCTGATG TTCCAGGTGACCACGTGCAAGCAATGTCTGGGGATGTGCTTGAAAACCTGGGGAAATGTGGAGACAGTCCACCTTCTTGCCAG GATGACTCACTGGAGAATGTACTGAAGACCCTGGTTCTCTCCAgttccaaagaag TGCCAGGAGCAGAAAACCCAGCTTACTGTGTAGGCCTGTCCCCATCTGGTTTGGATCTGGTCTCACCAACAGTCCCAATGATACCGTTGGAACCAGCCTTGGAAGCGAATGAGTTTG TGCCAGGAGCAGAAAATGCAGCTTCCTGTGTAAACCTGCCTCCATCTGGTTTGGATCAGGCCCCACCAACAGCCTCAATGATACCATTGGAGCAGATGATGGTAACCAATGTGTTAG aaacagattttGAAGTGCGGGTCTATTATCGAGGTCGCTTAGTCTTCAACGACACCTTCAGCAACGTGAAGGGCTTGTGCTTTGTG CCCCCCGGATGCCCTGTCCCTTATCCGGATTTGGCTGCTGTGGTATTGCCCGATACTGCTATCTTGAACGACCAGCGGCAAGCAGCGTACACAAGCCGCCTTCTGAGAGGCGTGGCTCCTGGAGTGCTGCTCCGTATTGAGGGTCCGTTGCTGTGTGGCAGCCGGCTGGGTTCTTGCCATGTTTTCTGGAGCCAGTCTGAGACACCCACTGATCAGACACGTTGTGGAGGGCTCCCGAAGAAACAATTCAGCTGCCTTTATAGCCTGCAGCAGTTTGTGCAAG AATTGATtggatacctggaaggaagcaggGGCTCCCCTGACTACACCCTGTGGTTATGCTTTGGGGAGGAGTGGCCTGACTCCAGCTGTCTTTGGAAGAAAAAACTCATCCTGGTACAG GTCATCCCAAAAGTTTTTGAAATGCTCCACGAACTGAGCAAGGCCAGTGGGGCATCATCATTAAATTGTGCTGAACCAGACCTGAGGATATCGGACTCACTACAGGACTCTCCTCCCTTGTTGGAGCGACTGAAAGACTGGGAGGAGAGGATGGATACGCAGTTTACCAGCCAGCCCTGCTAG
- the SCAF1 gene encoding splicing factor, arginine/serine-rich 19 isoform X2, which translates to MGFTVLADMEEEEEENRHPPVREDPARGGEKPTAEPSLDVDWDQSGAFCAGQVIILKALQQAVGSGLAVELQDPVSDKDVEYKCTSRRKWCRNSRSEGLGVNWLGMVDPALGFEAPSSVVVPALAGVLDYLEWTCRLPQGVASSLGTQAVDEEEGMEEVELVAEVRLGDVGALSGIFRRDRSWRMQKSACLGSSAPCWRGRKDCFIGHPSLPEQPYPLDPHRTLPVMDKGPWTSALVGSEVLQSPTADRTSPSPCLGMTLGTGMGVSSGGQQRPQSATGRESESQQRSQPPANSLDKADCSTSSSSSSCSSSTSSMSRHQGLPGEGGSSGSINPCPVMRSPDLDIYDPFHPTDEDNLNGDFGFGDSPHKESEGGRHDQKYDPFDPTGSNPSSSASTPSPEEDEDEDEDEEEDDRDQHPPDMSHSISRISETLAGIYDENSLSQDFPSSDKGQEDSEPEAEPGRDYESESVCPTEPPDGKDPPGADSTLPEELPPEQLESKAPEPRRRVFVVDIAPKGRLDAEAKPQLEGKVSLEVVTVGNAKLRTGEKASKGSGHHRGGRRSSMDWDGSGGGESEIEEGEIVQPEDERYSPIRLFRSRCRPAEQRTLRVVEGDDFLSLHADSDDEGALQIDFSESQPDPRWKGVDLRRKILTQRRERYHRAPSPLPPPPPPPAPKRPASKSHSGSSSGSCKKSKRERKRSREHKASKTKEPYASSWNLKKKSKSRSKSKERRRSRHRASRSRSHHRTSRSWSPSISTSLSAVGSSHTSAERRKSRRSKSKEKRRGRHSRSHSSSRAHRSRHKDKHRGDSSRKKKKRSRSRSREKHPSRRLSKDKEREVHLLEEPKSEKVLMERRRDARTVVPPSIQDLNDNDLFTIKRTITVNQQEKMEGLLETPERAKREVLYDSEGMSFDACFSDRETAEESKSSGARLAAKEDTVPSRKDKRPEEDTKQKVPKEKERKRAYLEDRPCARDKYKKKLKEGPPCSEQQELPKAEKKARPERDKAGKKIKAGSHKESSKLGSGRKVKLQSKVAVLIREGVSSTTSVKEVGSIGVKFSRDKESRSPFLKSEEKVLMVGASAAGQSEMADVKEPGFKPKKVKGLKAKVGVKKLKGLKPKGTSEPKKKKKLKVKTGLKKSKADSCSQGASSPLRVKEEPSWSGSEKSGGTAKPPSPQPLAPGQELTPDSQTVDSSCKTPDVSFLPEDPPAEQPRAPADEPEADSLSETKEEPPAQLPPHTPRNLPPPSAPMSWNLQGGVDCTSGVLALTALLFKMEEANLASRAKAQELIQATNQILTHTKPSASLGPPQPPAPPTHPPVSHLATPPVSYLLQSSLPMGGCGSTPPTPTGVLPGSLSQTPVGPPSSSIFASSSGTDLGSTSSDGRGDSDKYLKKLHTQERAVEEVKLAIKPYYQKKEITKDEYKDILRKAVHKICHSKSGEINPVKVNNLVKAYVQRYKYFRKHGRKMDEESGPPKEMGGLDKSGLPMPPL; encoded by the exons GGTTTTGAGGCTCCCTCTTCTGTTGTGGTACCTGCCTTGGCTGGAGTCCTGGATTACCTGGAATGGACTTGCCGATTGCCCCAGGGAGTAGCGAGCTCCTTGGGGACCCAGGCAGTTGA TGAGGAAGAAGGTATGGAAGAGGTCGAGCTGGTGGCTGAAGTGCGGCTGGGGGATGTTGGTGCCTTGTCGGGCATCTTTAGAAGAGATCGGTCCTGGAGGATGCAGAAGTCTg CCTGCCTTGGATCATCAGCACCTTGCTGGAGAGGAAGGAAAGACTGCTTCATCGGCCACCCTTCCCTTCCAGAACAGCCCTACCCACTGGACCCTCACAGAACTCTGCCAGTAATGGACAAGGGCCCTTGGACTTCTGCTTTAGTCGGGAGTGAGGTTTTGCAGTCCCCCACAGCAGACAGGACTTCTCCTTCACCGTGTCTGGGCATGACTCTGGGCACTGGCATGGGCGTATCCAGTGGGGGGCAGCAGCGCCCTCAGAGTGCCACAGGTCGTGAGTCTGAATCCCAGCAGCGTTCCCAACCACCCGCTAATTCCTTGGATAAGGCAGATTGCAgcacctcctcctcttcctcgtcCTGTTCTTCATCGACATCTTCCATGTCCCGCCACCAGGGCCTCCCTGGCGAAGGAGGTAGCAGTGGCTCCATCAACCCCTGCCCTGTAATGCGCTCCCCAGACTTAGATATTTATGATCCCTTCCACCCTACTGATGAGGATAACCTGAATGGTGATTTTGGCTTTGGTGACTCGCCCCACAAAGAGTCAGAGGGTGGCCGGCACGACCAGAAATATGACCCCTTTGACcccacaggatccaaccctagTTCTTCTGCTAGCACCCCTTCTCCCGAGGAGGATGAAGatgaggacgaggacgaggaggAAGATGACCGTGACCAGCATCCTCCAGACATGTCCCACAGCATCAGCCGCATCTCAGAAACACTGGCTGGGATCTATGATGAAAATAGCTTGAGCCAAGATTTCCCCAGTTCAGACAAAGGTcaagaagattcagagcctgaaGCGGAACCTGGCAGAGATTATGAAAGTGAGTCAGTCTGTCCCACTGAGCCCCCCGATGGCAAGGACCCCCCTGGTGCTGATTCCACACTGCCTGAGGAGCTTCCCCCAGAACAATTGGAATCTAAAGCTCCTGAGCCGCGCCGAAGAGTCTTTGTGGTAGACATAGCTCCTAAAGGCCGCTTGGATGCTGAAGCAAAACCTCAGCTAGAGGGGAAAGTGTCCCTGGAGGTGGTCACTGTTGGAAATGCTAAGCTAAGGACTGGGGAGAAGGCGTCCAAGGGAAGTGGGCATCACCGAGGTGGGCGCCGGTCATCCATGGATTGGGATGGAAGTGGAGGTGGTGAGTCAGAAATTGAGGAAGGTGAGATTGTTCAGCCAGAAGATGAGAGGTATAGCCCCATACGACTGTTCCGAAGCAGATGTCGCCCTGCTGAGCAGCGTACCCTGCGGGTGGTGGAAGGAGATGATTTCCTGTCATTACATGCTGACTCAGATGATGAAGGAGCCTTGCAGATTGACTTCAGTGAGAGCCAGCCTGATCCACGTTGGAAGGGTGTGGATTTGAGGCGGAAGATCCTGACTCAACGCAGAGAACGCTACCACCGTGCCCCATCCCCCTTGCCACCACCTCCACCGCCTCCAGCCCCCAAACGCCCTGCTTCCAAGTCCCACTCTGGTTCTAGCTCTGGCTCCTGTAAGAAATCCAAAAGGGAGCGCAAAAGATCACGAGAGCACAAGGCCTCAAAAACCAAGGAACCATATGCCTCTTCATGGAACCTGAAGAAGAAATCTAAGTCGCGCTCAAAATCCAAGGAACGCCGACGCTCACGCCACAGGGCCTCACGGTCTCGCTCACACCaccgaacctcccgttcctggtcACCATCAATCAGCACTAGCTTGTCTGCTGTTGGTTCCTCGCATACCTCTGCCGAGCGACGCAAGAGTAGGCGTTCCAAGTCAAAGGAGAAGCGGCGTGGGCGTCATTCCCGATCCCACAGTAGTAGTCGGGCCCATCGTAGTCGGCACAAAGACAAACACCGAGGGGacagcagcaggaaaaagaagaaaCGTTCTCGATCTCGCTCACGTGAGAAGCATCCCTCCCGTCGGTTATCCAAGGACAAGGAGCGGGAAGTCCACCTGCTCGAGGAACCCAAGTCAGAAAAGGTATTGATGGAAAGACGGAGAGATGCACGGACTGTGGTGCCGCCGTCAATCCAAGATCTCAATGACAATGACCTCTTCACCATCAAGAGAACCATCACGGTTAACCAGCAAGAGAAAATGGAGGGACTGTTGGAGACTCCAGAAAGGGCAAAGCGAGAGGTGCTGTATGATTCCGAGGGGATGAGTTTTGATGCTTGTTTCTCAGACCGTGAGACAGCTGAGGAATCCAAATCTAGTGGGGCTCGCTTAGCAGCCAAGGAGGACACAGTCCCCTCCCGTAAAGACAAACGACCTGAGGAGGATACCAAGCAGAAGGTGCCCAAGGAGAAAGAGCGCAAGAGGGCCTACCTTGAGGACCGCCCCTGTGCTCGTGACAAATACAAAAAGAAGCTCAAAGAGGGGCCTCCCTGTTCCGAACAACAGGAATTGCCCAAGGCAGAAAAGAAAGCCCGGCCTGAGAGGGACAAGGCAGGGAAGAAAATTAAAGCTGGAAGCCACAAGGAGAGTAGCAAGCTAGGCTCAGGGCGGAAAGTGAAGCTCCAGTCTAAGGTGGCAGTGTTGATCCGGGAGGGAGTAAGCAGCACCACGTCAGTGAAGGAGGTGGGCTCCATCGGTGTGAAGTTTAGCCGTGACAAGGAGAGCCGTTCACCTTTCCTGAAGTCAGAAGAGAAGGTGCTAATGGTTGGGGCTTCAGCAGCAGGCCAGAGCGAGATGGCTGACGTCAAGGAGCCAGGCTTCAAGCCCAAGAAAGTCAAAGGACTAAAGGCCAAGGTGGGTGTGAAGAAGCTGAAGGGACTCAAACCAAAAGGCACCTCAGAgcccaagaaaaagaaaaagctcaAGGTGAAGACAGGGCTGAAGAAGTCGAAAGCGGACAGCTGCAGCCAGGGTGCAAGCAGCCCTTTGAGGGTCAAGGAAGAGCCTTCATGGTCTGGCTCGGAGAAGTCAGGGGGCACAGCCAAGCCGCCGAGCCCTCAGCCATTGGCTCCTGGCCAAGAGCTCACGCCCGATTCCCAGACAGTGGACAGCAGCTGCAAGACACCTGATGTCTCCTTCCTTCCTGAAGACCCCCCGGCTGAGCAGCCCAGAGCACCAGCAGATGAGCCAGAAGCAGACAGTTTGTCCGAGACCAAAGAGGAACCGCCAGCACAGCTGCCGCCTCACACTCCACGCAACTTGCCTCCGCCATCTGCTCCCATGTCTTGGAACCTACAGGGTGGGGTAGACTGCACCAGCGGCGTGTTGGCAT TGACTGCCCTGCTCTTCAAGATGGAAGAGGCTAACCTTGCAAGCCGAGCGAAAGCCCAGGAGCTTATTCAAGCCACCAATCAG ATCCTGACCCACACGAAACCTTCAGCATCCTTGGGGCCTCCCCAACCACCGGCaccacccacccatccacccgTGTCACACCTGGCTACACCACCTGTCTCCTACCTGCTTCAGAGCTCCCTGCCCATGGGAGGCTGTGGCTCAACCCCCCCAACCCCTACAGGGGTGTTGCCAGGGTCTTTGAGCCAGACCCCAGTAGGCCCTCCCTCGTCCAGCATCTTTGCTTCCTCATCGGGTACCGATCTGGGCAGCACCAGCTCTGACGGGCGAGGAGACAGTGATAAG TACCTGAAGAAGCTTCACACCCAAGAGCGGGCTGTGGAGGAGGTGAAACTGGCCATTAAACCCTATTACCAGAAAAAGGAAATCACCAAGGACGAATATAAGGACATCCTGCGTAAAGCCGTCCACAAG ATCTGCCACAGCAAGAGTGGAGAAATCAATCCAGTCAAGGTGAACAACCTAGTGAAGGCCTATGTCCAGCGATACAAGTACTTTCGAAAACACGGACGCAAGATGGATGAGGAGTCAGGCCCCCCCAAGGAAATGGGAGGCTTGGACAAGTCTGGCTTGCCTATGCCCCCTCTCTGA
- the SCAF1 gene encoding splicing factor, arginine/serine-rich 19 isoform X1, with protein MGFTVLADMEEEEEENRHPPVREDPARGGEKPTAEPSLDVDWDQSGAFCAGQVIILKALQQAVGSGLAVELQDPVSDKDVEYKCTSRRKWCRNSRSEGLGVNWLGMVDPALVSDRNPPMREGFEAPSSVVVPALAGVLDYLEWTCRLPQGVASSLGTQAVDEEEGMEEVELVAEVRLGDVGALSGIFRRDRSWRMQKSACLGSSAPCWRGRKDCFIGHPSLPEQPYPLDPHRTLPVMDKGPWTSALVGSEVLQSPTADRTSPSPCLGMTLGTGMGVSSGGQQRPQSATGRESESQQRSQPPANSLDKADCSTSSSSSSCSSSTSSMSRHQGLPGEGGSSGSINPCPVMRSPDLDIYDPFHPTDEDNLNGDFGFGDSPHKESEGGRHDQKYDPFDPTGSNPSSSASTPSPEEDEDEDEDEEEDDRDQHPPDMSHSISRISETLAGIYDENSLSQDFPSSDKGQEDSEPEAEPGRDYESESVCPTEPPDGKDPPGADSTLPEELPPEQLESKAPEPRRRVFVVDIAPKGRLDAEAKPQLEGKVSLEVVTVGNAKLRTGEKASKGSGHHRGGRRSSMDWDGSGGGESEIEEGEIVQPEDERYSPIRLFRSRCRPAEQRTLRVVEGDDFLSLHADSDDEGALQIDFSESQPDPRWKGVDLRRKILTQRRERYHRAPSPLPPPPPPPAPKRPASKSHSGSSSGSCKKSKRERKRSREHKASKTKEPYASSWNLKKKSKSRSKSKERRRSRHRASRSRSHHRTSRSWSPSISTSLSAVGSSHTSAERRKSRRSKSKEKRRGRHSRSHSSSRAHRSRHKDKHRGDSSRKKKKRSRSRSREKHPSRRLSKDKEREVHLLEEPKSEKVLMERRRDARTVVPPSIQDLNDNDLFTIKRTITVNQQEKMEGLLETPERAKREVLYDSEGMSFDACFSDRETAEESKSSGARLAAKEDTVPSRKDKRPEEDTKQKVPKEKERKRAYLEDRPCARDKYKKKLKEGPPCSEQQELPKAEKKARPERDKAGKKIKAGSHKESSKLGSGRKVKLQSKVAVLIREGVSSTTSVKEVGSIGVKFSRDKESRSPFLKSEEKVLMVGASAAGQSEMADVKEPGFKPKKVKGLKAKVGVKKLKGLKPKGTSEPKKKKKLKVKTGLKKSKADSCSQGASSPLRVKEEPSWSGSEKSGGTAKPPSPQPLAPGQELTPDSQTVDSSCKTPDVSFLPEDPPAEQPRAPADEPEADSLSETKEEPPAQLPPHTPRNLPPPSAPMSWNLQGGVDCTSGVLALTALLFKMEEANLASRAKAQELIQATNQILTHTKPSASLGPPQPPAPPTHPPVSHLATPPVSYLLQSSLPMGGCGSTPPTPTGVLPGSLSQTPVGPPSSSIFASSSGTDLGSTSSDGRGDSDKYLKKLHTQERAVEEVKLAIKPYYQKKEITKDEYKDILRKAVHKICHSKSGEINPVKVNNLVKAYVQRYKYFRKHGRKMDEESGPPKEMGGLDKSGLPMPPL; from the exons GGTTTTGAGGCTCCCTCTTCTGTTGTGGTACCTGCCTTGGCTGGAGTCCTGGATTACCTGGAATGGACTTGCCGATTGCCCCAGGGAGTAGCGAGCTCCTTGGGGACCCAGGCAGTTGA TGAGGAAGAAGGTATGGAAGAGGTCGAGCTGGTGGCTGAAGTGCGGCTGGGGGATGTTGGTGCCTTGTCGGGCATCTTTAGAAGAGATCGGTCCTGGAGGATGCAGAAGTCTg CCTGCCTTGGATCATCAGCACCTTGCTGGAGAGGAAGGAAAGACTGCTTCATCGGCCACCCTTCCCTTCCAGAACAGCCCTACCCACTGGACCCTCACAGAACTCTGCCAGTAATGGACAAGGGCCCTTGGACTTCTGCTTTAGTCGGGAGTGAGGTTTTGCAGTCCCCCACAGCAGACAGGACTTCTCCTTCACCGTGTCTGGGCATGACTCTGGGCACTGGCATGGGCGTATCCAGTGGGGGGCAGCAGCGCCCTCAGAGTGCCACAGGTCGTGAGTCTGAATCCCAGCAGCGTTCCCAACCACCCGCTAATTCCTTGGATAAGGCAGATTGCAgcacctcctcctcttcctcgtcCTGTTCTTCATCGACATCTTCCATGTCCCGCCACCAGGGCCTCCCTGGCGAAGGAGGTAGCAGTGGCTCCATCAACCCCTGCCCTGTAATGCGCTCCCCAGACTTAGATATTTATGATCCCTTCCACCCTACTGATGAGGATAACCTGAATGGTGATTTTGGCTTTGGTGACTCGCCCCACAAAGAGTCAGAGGGTGGCCGGCACGACCAGAAATATGACCCCTTTGACcccacaggatccaaccctagTTCTTCTGCTAGCACCCCTTCTCCCGAGGAGGATGAAGatgaggacgaggacgaggaggAAGATGACCGTGACCAGCATCCTCCAGACATGTCCCACAGCATCAGCCGCATCTCAGAAACACTGGCTGGGATCTATGATGAAAATAGCTTGAGCCAAGATTTCCCCAGTTCAGACAAAGGTcaagaagattcagagcctgaaGCGGAACCTGGCAGAGATTATGAAAGTGAGTCAGTCTGTCCCACTGAGCCCCCCGATGGCAAGGACCCCCCTGGTGCTGATTCCACACTGCCTGAGGAGCTTCCCCCAGAACAATTGGAATCTAAAGCTCCTGAGCCGCGCCGAAGAGTCTTTGTGGTAGACATAGCTCCTAAAGGCCGCTTGGATGCTGAAGCAAAACCTCAGCTAGAGGGGAAAGTGTCCCTGGAGGTGGTCACTGTTGGAAATGCTAAGCTAAGGACTGGGGAGAAGGCGTCCAAGGGAAGTGGGCATCACCGAGGTGGGCGCCGGTCATCCATGGATTGGGATGGAAGTGGAGGTGGTGAGTCAGAAATTGAGGAAGGTGAGATTGTTCAGCCAGAAGATGAGAGGTATAGCCCCATACGACTGTTCCGAAGCAGATGTCGCCCTGCTGAGCAGCGTACCCTGCGGGTGGTGGAAGGAGATGATTTCCTGTCATTACATGCTGACTCAGATGATGAAGGAGCCTTGCAGATTGACTTCAGTGAGAGCCAGCCTGATCCACGTTGGAAGGGTGTGGATTTGAGGCGGAAGATCCTGACTCAACGCAGAGAACGCTACCACCGTGCCCCATCCCCCTTGCCACCACCTCCACCGCCTCCAGCCCCCAAACGCCCTGCTTCCAAGTCCCACTCTGGTTCTAGCTCTGGCTCCTGTAAGAAATCCAAAAGGGAGCGCAAAAGATCACGAGAGCACAAGGCCTCAAAAACCAAGGAACCATATGCCTCTTCATGGAACCTGAAGAAGAAATCTAAGTCGCGCTCAAAATCCAAGGAACGCCGACGCTCACGCCACAGGGCCTCACGGTCTCGCTCACACCaccgaacctcccgttcctggtcACCATCAATCAGCACTAGCTTGTCTGCTGTTGGTTCCTCGCATACCTCTGCCGAGCGACGCAAGAGTAGGCGTTCCAAGTCAAAGGAGAAGCGGCGTGGGCGTCATTCCCGATCCCACAGTAGTAGTCGGGCCCATCGTAGTCGGCACAAAGACAAACACCGAGGGGacagcagcaggaaaaagaagaaaCGTTCTCGATCTCGCTCACGTGAGAAGCATCCCTCCCGTCGGTTATCCAAGGACAAGGAGCGGGAAGTCCACCTGCTCGAGGAACCCAAGTCAGAAAAGGTATTGATGGAAAGACGGAGAGATGCACGGACTGTGGTGCCGCCGTCAATCCAAGATCTCAATGACAATGACCTCTTCACCATCAAGAGAACCATCACGGTTAACCAGCAAGAGAAAATGGAGGGACTGTTGGAGACTCCAGAAAGGGCAAAGCGAGAGGTGCTGTATGATTCCGAGGGGATGAGTTTTGATGCTTGTTTCTCAGACCGTGAGACAGCTGAGGAATCCAAATCTAGTGGGGCTCGCTTAGCAGCCAAGGAGGACACAGTCCCCTCCCGTAAAGACAAACGACCTGAGGAGGATACCAAGCAGAAGGTGCCCAAGGAGAAAGAGCGCAAGAGGGCCTACCTTGAGGACCGCCCCTGTGCTCGTGACAAATACAAAAAGAAGCTCAAAGAGGGGCCTCCCTGTTCCGAACAACAGGAATTGCCCAAGGCAGAAAAGAAAGCCCGGCCTGAGAGGGACAAGGCAGGGAAGAAAATTAAAGCTGGAAGCCACAAGGAGAGTAGCAAGCTAGGCTCAGGGCGGAAAGTGAAGCTCCAGTCTAAGGTGGCAGTGTTGATCCGGGAGGGAGTAAGCAGCACCACGTCAGTGAAGGAGGTGGGCTCCATCGGTGTGAAGTTTAGCCGTGACAAGGAGAGCCGTTCACCTTTCCTGAAGTCAGAAGAGAAGGTGCTAATGGTTGGGGCTTCAGCAGCAGGCCAGAGCGAGATGGCTGACGTCAAGGAGCCAGGCTTCAAGCCCAAGAAAGTCAAAGGACTAAAGGCCAAGGTGGGTGTGAAGAAGCTGAAGGGACTCAAACCAAAAGGCACCTCAGAgcccaagaaaaagaaaaagctcaAGGTGAAGACAGGGCTGAAGAAGTCGAAAGCGGACAGCTGCAGCCAGGGTGCAAGCAGCCCTTTGAGGGTCAAGGAAGAGCCTTCATGGTCTGGCTCGGAGAAGTCAGGGGGCACAGCCAAGCCGCCGAGCCCTCAGCCATTGGCTCCTGGCCAAGAGCTCACGCCCGATTCCCAGACAGTGGACAGCAGCTGCAAGACACCTGATGTCTCCTTCCTTCCTGAAGACCCCCCGGCTGAGCAGCCCAGAGCACCAGCAGATGAGCCAGAAGCAGACAGTTTGTCCGAGACCAAAGAGGAACCGCCAGCACAGCTGCCGCCTCACACTCCACGCAACTTGCCTCCGCCATCTGCTCCCATGTCTTGGAACCTACAGGGTGGGGTAGACTGCACCAGCGGCGTGTTGGCAT TGACTGCCCTGCTCTTCAAGATGGAAGAGGCTAACCTTGCAAGCCGAGCGAAAGCCCAGGAGCTTATTCAAGCCACCAATCAG ATCCTGACCCACACGAAACCTTCAGCATCCTTGGGGCCTCCCCAACCACCGGCaccacccacccatccacccgTGTCACACCTGGCTACACCACCTGTCTCCTACCTGCTTCAGAGCTCCCTGCCCATGGGAGGCTGTGGCTCAACCCCCCCAACCCCTACAGGGGTGTTGCCAGGGTCTTTGAGCCAGACCCCAGTAGGCCCTCCCTCGTCCAGCATCTTTGCTTCCTCATCGGGTACCGATCTGGGCAGCACCAGCTCTGACGGGCGAGGAGACAGTGATAAG TACCTGAAGAAGCTTCACACCCAAGAGCGGGCTGTGGAGGAGGTGAAACTGGCCATTAAACCCTATTACCAGAAAAAGGAAATCACCAAGGACGAATATAAGGACATCCTGCGTAAAGCCGTCCACAAG ATCTGCCACAGCAAGAGTGGAGAAATCAATCCAGTCAAGGTGAACAACCTAGTGAAGGCCTATGTCCAGCGATACAAGTACTTTCGAAAACACGGACGCAAGATGGATGAGGAGTCAGGCCCCCCCAAGGAAATGGGAGGCTTGGACAAGTCTGGCTTGCCTATGCCCCCTCTCTGA